In the Haloferula helveola genome, one interval contains:
- a CDS encoding SMI1/KNR4 family protein codes for MTDAEVEELTAERHRRSTAHDPRFSADDTAKILEAFGADLPPEFIAFRKLLPFYNVTGDHLPANEMTATYDWEAANNPNFTEDFIPFYAIGNGDFLCLSRSAGRPSPVLYVAHDDPEVAVLHPSFSDYLRNAEWYSEQ; via the coding sequence ATGACGGATGCTGAAGTCGAAGAACTGACCGCCGAGAGGCATCGCAGATCGACGGCCCACGATCCTCGATTCTCGGCTGACGATACCGCCAAGATTCTTGAAGCGTTCGGAGCGGATCTTCCCCCTGAATTCATCGCGTTCAGGAAGCTGCTCCCATTCTACAACGTCACCGGGGACCATCTCCCAGCCAATGAGATGACCGCCACCTACGACTGGGAGGCCGCCAACAACCCGAATTTCACCGAGGATTTCATTCCGTTCTATGCGATCGGCAATGGGGATTTCCTGTGCCTGTCCAGGTCGGCAGGTCGGCCTTCTCCTGTCCTTTACGTGGCTCACGATGATCCTGAAGTGGCCGTGCTTCACCCCAGCTTTTCGGATTACTTGCGGAATGCCGAGTGGTATTCGGAGCAGTGA
- the lepB gene encoding signal peptidase I: MRLCTLAAILSSGLITSCTKSELRYESASMEPSITRGELITIEPAAYRGSKPARWDVVLFEAPTGSGGSWASRIAGLPGETVNFRDGSLLIDGELVERPAHVAIAGYHAPDGDLSPAAPGPVSFPFKIPAGSYFVLGDNVDNALDSRYWGGLDEAKILGKVAGK, translated from the coding sequence ATGCGCCTTTGCACCTTGGCCGCGATTCTCTCATCGGGCCTGATCACTTCATGCACCAAGAGCGAGCTGCGATACGAATCGGCGAGCATGGAGCCGTCAATCACGCGAGGCGAACTGATTACGATCGAGCCAGCAGCATACCGTGGCTCGAAGCCTGCACGATGGGACGTTGTGTTGTTCGAGGCACCCACCGGAAGTGGTGGTAGTTGGGCGTCGAGGATTGCCGGCTTGCCGGGAGAGACTGTCAACTTCCGCGACGGATCCCTTTTGATCGACGGAGAGCTTGTGGAGCGTCCAGCCCACGTAGCGATAGCAGGTTACCACGCCCCTGATGGTGACTTGAGTCCTGCAGCACCGGGTCCGGTGTCGTTCCCATTCAAGATCCCTGCCGGGAGCTACTTTGTCCTCGGCGACAACGTTGATAACGCTCTGGACAGTCGCTACTGGGGCGGGCTCGATGAAGCCAAGATCCTGGGCAAGGTTGCGGGCAAGTAG
- a CDS encoding DMP19 family protein has translation MSTKVPCTKCGALILPTTAQATGGVCMPCKQGNRENLERAKEYYKKQKEYNPVRELWKSLVLRVHKTEEGYKGLNPAERTYWCIGILEGEVYNGGFHQFFTNSSGEHYSDVIDALLEVNAFESLRLLREAAELLFEDGQVPTDRALRNSLIKDYPKEGYKEAAWCIRLDELDKAYWSNPDALAEKLERYAEEHDLVTPFKQEANKSVDSTR, from the coding sequence ATGAGCACCAAAGTCCCGTGCACGAAATGTGGAGCGCTCATCCTGCCGACGACAGCGCAGGCTACTGGAGGTGTCTGCATGCCCTGCAAGCAGGGGAATCGCGAGAACTTGGAAAGAGCCAAAGAATATTATAAGAAGCAGAAAGAGTATAACCCGGTCAGGGAGCTCTGGAAGTCACTCGTTCTTCGAGTCCACAAAACCGAAGAGGGCTATAAGGGGCTAAATCCTGCGGAGCGCACCTATTGGTGCATCGGAATCCTTGAAGGAGAAGTTTACAACGGCGGGTTTCATCAGTTCTTCACCAATAGCTCGGGCGAGCATTACAGTGATGTCATTGATGCACTGCTTGAGGTGAACGCATTTGAGAGCTTGAGACTACTTCGCGAGGCTGCCGAACTCTTATTCGAAGATGGTCAGGTGCCAACGGACAGAGCTCTTCGGAATTCTCTGATTAAGGACTACCCAAAAGAGGGATACAAAGAGGCTGCGTGGTGCATTCGGCTTGACGAGCTTGACAAGGCCTACTGGTCGAATCCCGACGCGCTGGCAGAAAAGCTTGAGAGGTATGCGGAAGAACATGACCTCGTAACACCATTCAAACAGGAAGCGAACAAGTCGGTGGACTCAACGCGCTAA
- a CDS encoding Ig-like domain-containing protein: MRQALLIIGCCCSVSLAPFVVAELEGEYPPQPLCVYTLADDDYIRAGAPRIPVVVTVLNANGKPIEGAAVALMRLGEGGFTESDVQGPANPRTDGSGTAVLQYPATTTMNYLLDLPEVHLDLIGAITAVHPDLGTASVELGDLYKEPLKLFDTAMTPWVTVRFGPEPKTNNAEQGGAGEPATRSESDSEGGQKPQPEAEGRSR, translated from the coding sequence ATGAGACAAGCGCTCCTCATCATCGGTTGCTGCTGTAGCGTGTCGCTTGCCCCGTTCGTCGTTGCTGAGCTGGAGGGCGAGTATCCGCCCCAACCACTTTGTGTCTACACGCTGGCCGACGACGACTACATCCGGGCGGGAGCGCCGAGAATTCCAGTTGTCGTCACTGTCCTCAATGCCAACGGCAAGCCAATCGAAGGTGCCGCCGTCGCGCTGATGCGACTTGGCGAGGGCGGATTCACCGAGAGCGATGTTCAGGGACCGGCGAATCCACGAACTGATGGATCCGGAACAGCGGTGCTCCAGTATCCGGCAACCACGACGATGAACTACCTTCTTGATTTGCCTGAGGTCCATCTCGATCTGATTGGCGCCATTACTGCCGTTCATCCGGATCTCGGGACGGCCAGTGTTGAACTCGGCGATCTCTACAAAGAGCCCTTGAAGCTATTTGACACCGCTATGACACCTTGGGTCACGGTCCGCTTCGGCCCAGAGCCCAAAACCAACAATGCAGAACAAGGCGGCGCTGGAGAACCCGCTACCCGCTCCGAGTCGGATTCGGAGGGTGGCCAGAAACCTCAACCAGAAGCGGAGGGGCGCTCCCGGTAG
- a CDS encoding Imm21 family immunity protein — protein METATSFGGPFILLPKKLADEWSKAIGDDPRPDSGLYGEVCQFGSFMHPISFGGVTVVRIGDEPSDLFWVPSNDGGLILQWVGADSLDDLVSFGQRVADGDDWQETLELTLSEGEIRIMDSCGFEGDNQPKIDASLSPGKYRIDAAYAEDENTMATVFRLTKNEQANKPWKIDA, from the coding sequence ATGGAAACTGCTACCAGCTTTGGAGGTCCGTTCATTCTGCTACCAAAGAAGCTCGCCGACGAGTGGTCCAAGGCTATTGGCGACGACCCCAGGCCCGATAGTGGCCTATACGGTGAGGTCTGTCAGTTCGGGAGCTTCATGCATCCAATTTCGTTCGGCGGTGTCACCGTGGTTAGAATCGGAGACGAGCCTAGCGACTTGTTTTGGGTCCCCAGTAATGACGGTGGACTGATCCTCCAGTGGGTTGGCGCTGATTCACTCGACGATCTCGTCTCGTTTGGCCAGAGGGTTGCAGACGGGGATGACTGGCAAGAGACGCTCGAGCTGACGTTGTCCGAGGGCGAGATCAGGATTATGGATTCGTGCGGATTCGAGGGGGACAATCAGCCGAAGATCGACGCGTCCCTTTCTCCAGGCAAGTATCGGATCGACGCTGCCTACGCGGAAGACGAGAACACCATGGCGACCGTCTTCCGGCTAACTAAAAACGAACAAGCGAACAAGCCATGGAAGATCGACGCTTAA
- a CDS encoding PSD1 and planctomycete cytochrome C domain-containing protein, whose translation MKRSLSALFLALPLLGQGEESAEISFNRDIRPILSENCFHCHGPDSAARESGLRLDTFEGAVEGGDTGPAIVPGRASESLLVEMIHSTDRTERMPPPKSNRVLTDAQKQLLERWIDSGAKYEKHWAYLPPERADADFGDSHPVDHFVREKLKGTSLEPSPEAPPEVLIRRVSLDLIGLPPTPEETAAFLTEFANGPDAAYTALVDRLLASPRFGERWARPWLDLARYADSNGFQADQLRDSWPYRDWVIDAINANLPYDRFTIEQIAGDLLPEPTLANRIATGFHRTVPCNVEAGVDPEENRVNQVVDRVNTTATVWLGLTLECAQCHDHKYDALSMEDYYSFFAFFNNTPLEVELPSGKTDVSHDFVGPFLDLPLAGGKKEEQQRLTKEIEELRKQLNSRDAGPSFEQWAKEARASLADPPRWAPLEVAGFESTGGEDHQVLEDHSVLISGNLPGTTVYTVKLESPSEPLWGFRLETLTHPELPGKGPGRGDEERPNFVLNEFEVQAAPTGSDKAAAVELFNAKADFSQDKWPVAHAIDGEPRTGWAIAPKFGKPHHATFLTRSPVSPGSVLSVELTQNYGRGRTLGRVRILGLVSPDGQEPLPEPVVRILTKEPGALTKAEKKQLRDHFNTSNPERLAMQSKLEELQKRLSKLKPDQALVMVEMNEPRETRIFDRGNYLSPGDEVGPNTPATLPGLKTTGATPDRLDLARWLVRRDNPLTARVAVNRWWSALFGRGLVATLEDFGTQCEPPTHPELLDWLAVELMDSGWNRKHVLRSMVTSDTYKQSSRISSVDREIDPDNRLYARAPRFRLNAERVRDNALAFSGLLSGKMHGPPVMPYQPPGVWRQVGRNEPKWIENRDEDRWRRGIYVVYRRAAPYPSMVNFDAPDRAACTVDRPRTNTPLQALTLMNDPAFVEMAVAFADRVLGEAGTDTERIASAFGFALARKPSQAESDRLLELLAGQRARLAADPKAAAALLDDKSIAYRPKHAHKTELAAWYYVTSTILNLDETMTRP comes from the coding sequence ATGAAGCGTTCCCTGTCCGCGTTGTTTCTGGCGCTGCCCCTTCTCGGGCAGGGCGAGGAGAGTGCGGAAATCTCCTTCAACCGGGACATCCGGCCGATCCTCTCGGAGAATTGCTTCCATTGCCACGGGCCCGACTCGGCCGCCCGGGAATCCGGGTTGCGGCTCGACACCTTCGAGGGTGCGGTCGAGGGCGGCGACACCGGACCGGCGATCGTTCCGGGGAGAGCGTCCGAGAGCCTGCTGGTCGAGATGATCCACAGCACCGACCGCACCGAGCGCATGCCGCCGCCGAAGTCGAACCGGGTACTCACCGACGCGCAGAAGCAATTGCTCGAACGCTGGATCGATTCCGGCGCGAAGTACGAGAAGCACTGGGCCTACCTCCCTCCGGAGCGGGCCGACGCGGACTTCGGCGACTCCCACCCGGTGGATCATTTCGTCCGGGAGAAGCTCAAGGGCACTTCTCTCGAACCGAGCCCGGAAGCACCGCCCGAAGTGCTGATCCGCCGAGTATCGCTCGATCTGATCGGCCTGCCGCCGACGCCGGAGGAGACGGCGGCATTCCTCACCGAGTTCGCCAACGGTCCGGACGCGGCCTACACCGCGTTGGTCGATCGCCTGCTCGCCTCCCCCCGCTTCGGCGAACGTTGGGCGCGGCCGTGGCTCGATCTCGCGCGCTACGCCGACTCGAACGGGTTCCAAGCCGACCAGCTCCGCGACTCATGGCCGTATCGCGACTGGGTGATCGACGCGATCAACGCGAACCTTCCCTACGACCGCTTCACCATCGAGCAGATCGCCGGTGACCTGCTGCCCGAGCCGACTTTGGCAAACCGGATCGCGACCGGCTTCCACCGCACCGTGCCGTGCAACGTCGAAGCCGGTGTGGATCCCGAGGAAAACCGGGTGAACCAGGTCGTCGACCGCGTCAACACGACGGCCACGGTCTGGCTCGGCCTCACTCTCGAATGCGCCCAGTGCCACGATCACAAGTACGACGCACTCTCGATGGAGGACTACTATTCGTTCTTCGCGTTCTTCAACAACACGCCGCTCGAGGTCGAACTGCCGAGCGGCAAGACGGACGTGTCGCACGACTTCGTCGGCCCCTTCCTCGACCTGCCGCTCGCCGGTGGGAAAAAGGAGGAACAGCAGCGGTTGACCAAGGAAATCGAGGAGCTGCGCAAGCAGTTGAACAGCCGCGATGCCGGCCCGTCCTTCGAACAATGGGCGAAGGAAGCCCGGGCATCCCTCGCGGACCCTCCCCGCTGGGCGCCGCTGGAAGTCGCGGGATTCGAATCGACCGGTGGCGAGGACCATCAGGTGCTCGAAGACCACTCGGTGCTGATCTCCGGCAACCTTCCCGGCACCACCGTTTACACGGTGAAGCTCGAGAGCCCGTCGGAGCCGCTGTGGGGCTTCCGTCTCGAAACCCTCACCCACCCCGAGCTTCCCGGCAAAGGTCCGGGACGGGGCGACGAGGAACGACCGAACTTCGTGCTCAACGAATTCGAGGTGCAGGCAGCGCCGACCGGCTCGGACAAGGCGGCAGCGGTCGAGCTTTTCAACGCCAAGGCCGATTTCTCTCAGGACAAGTGGCCGGTCGCCCACGCGATCGACGGTGAACCGCGCACCGGCTGGGCCATTGCCCCCAAGTTCGGAAAGCCGCACCACGCGACCTTCCTCACCCGCTCGCCGGTGTCGCCGGGCAGCGTGCTGAGTGTCGAACTGACCCAGAACTACGGCCGGGGCCGTACTTTGGGCAGGGTCCGGATCCTCGGGCTCGTCAGCCCCGACGGTCAGGAACCGCTGCCGGAGCCGGTAGTCCGGATTCTCACGAAGGAGCCCGGCGCCCTGACCAAGGCCGAGAAGAAACAGCTACGCGACCATTTCAACACCAGCAATCCGGAGCGCCTCGCGATGCAGTCGAAGCTGGAGGAACTCCAGAAGCGCCTCTCGAAGCTCAAGCCGGACCAGGCCCTGGTGATGGTGGAAATGAACGAACCGCGGGAAACGCGGATCTTCGATCGCGGCAACTACCTGAGCCCGGGTGACGAAGTCGGACCGAACACCCCGGCCACCCTGCCCGGTCTCAAGACCACCGGCGCTACACCCGACCGTCTCGATCTCGCGCGTTGGCTGGTGCGACGCGACAATCCGCTGACCGCGCGCGTCGCGGTGAACCGTTGGTGGTCCGCCCTCTTCGGCCGCGGACTGGTCGCCACCCTCGAGGACTTCGGGACCCAGTGCGAACCGCCGACCCACCCCGAGCTTCTCGACTGGCTCGCGGTCGAGCTCATGGACTCCGGCTGGAATCGCAAGCACGTGCTGCGCTCGATGGTGACGTCCGACACCTACAAGCAGTCGTCGCGGATCAGCTCGGTCGACCGGGAGATCGATCCCGACAACCGCCTCTACGCCCGGGCGCCGCGGTTCCGACTGAATGCCGAGCGGGTGCGCGACAACGCCCTCGCCTTCAGCGGCCTGCTTTCCGGGAAAATGCACGGCCCGCCGGTCATGCCCTACCAACCTCCGGGTGTCTGGCGGCAGGTCGGCCGCAATGAGCCGAAGTGGATCGAGAACCGCGACGAAGACCGCTGGCGCCGTGGAATCTATGTCGTTTACCGCCGCGCCGCCCCCTACCCCAGCATGGTCAACTTCGATGCGCCCGACAGGGCCGCGTGCACCGTCGACCGCCCGCGCACCAACACTCCCCTGCAGGCGTTGACGCTGATGAACGACCCGGCCTTCGTCGAGATGGCCGTTGCCTTCGCCGACCGCGTGCTCGGAGAAGCCGGCACCGACACCGAGCGCATCGCGAGCGCATTCGGGTTCGCGCTGGCGCGAAAGCCATCGCAGGCCGAGTCGGACCGCCTGCTCGAGCTCCTCGCCGGACAGCGCGCTCGCCTCGCCGCCGACCCGAAGGCCGCCGCGGCGCTGCTCGACGACAAGTCGATCGCCTACCGTCCGAAACACGCGCACAAGACCGAGTTGGCCGCGTGGTACTACGTGACCAGTACGATCCTGAACCTCGACGAAACCATGACGAGGCCATGA
- a CDS encoding integron integrase, giving the protein MKPSKRFFDWRKDLSASRDVDPRERAGFQLLLEWFEKWRIGRDLPPGRAAARRFWREQVQLKPREAWQLQQWAHAIKWHLRWLQACEQAGGTATTLEERVRLAVNSAASRRGLAYRTRQSYSGWAGRYARWAGSAKETLKPLKARDFLSWLVTERKVSFSTQKQALNALAFFFKDVCGHEEVDLKVVLRKTPPRIPVVLDRSEVAALFSHLEERYQLLARIQYGSGLRMAELLQLRIKDVDPGRRQVTVREGKGHQDRVTVLPGSVIDDLDRHKRKLREVHEHDRREDAPGVALPGALEWKLRGAGKKWEWFWLFPSETLSVDPESGVTRRHHIHPDAYSKALARAARAAGIEKRMTSHVLRHCFATHLLEDGKDLRTIQQLLGHKDIRTTEIYTHVATGVGASGVRSPLDESVERGAGSGERRAESGERRAGSGESGSNQGCALS; this is encoded by the coding sequence ATGAAACCTTCAAAGCGTTTCTTCGATTGGCGGAAGGATCTCAGCGCATCGCGGGATGTCGACCCGCGGGAGCGGGCCGGTTTCCAGTTGCTGCTGGAGTGGTTCGAGAAGTGGCGCATCGGTCGGGACCTCCCGCCGGGGCGTGCCGCAGCGCGGAGGTTTTGGAGGGAACAAGTCCAGCTCAAGCCGCGAGAGGCATGGCAACTCCAACAGTGGGCACATGCGATCAAGTGGCACCTCCGTTGGCTCCAGGCCTGTGAGCAGGCGGGTGGCACGGCCACCACTCTGGAGGAACGGGTCAGGCTCGCGGTCAACTCGGCGGCATCGCGGCGCGGACTGGCCTATCGCACCCGTCAGTCCTACTCCGGTTGGGCAGGTCGCTACGCGCGGTGGGCGGGAAGTGCGAAGGAAACCCTCAAACCGCTCAAGGCGCGGGATTTCCTGTCGTGGCTGGTGACGGAAAGGAAGGTTTCTTTCTCCACCCAGAAGCAGGCACTCAACGCGCTGGCCTTTTTCTTCAAGGACGTCTGCGGACATGAGGAGGTGGATCTGAAGGTGGTCTTGCGCAAGACCCCACCACGCATCCCGGTGGTGCTCGATCGGAGCGAGGTGGCGGCTCTTTTCAGCCATCTCGAGGAGCGCTATCAATTGCTTGCGCGGATCCAGTATGGTTCGGGCCTGCGGATGGCAGAGCTCCTGCAATTGCGGATCAAGGACGTGGATCCCGGGCGGCGCCAGGTCACGGTTCGGGAAGGCAAGGGCCATCAGGATCGCGTGACCGTGCTCCCGGGATCGGTGATTGACGATTTGGACCGCCACAAACGGAAGTTGCGTGAGGTTCACGAGCACGACCGCAGGGAAGACGCACCGGGAGTCGCGCTACCCGGTGCGCTGGAGTGGAAGCTGCGCGGGGCGGGCAAGAAGTGGGAGTGGTTCTGGTTGTTTCCGTCGGAAACCCTGTCGGTGGATCCGGAGTCCGGGGTGACGCGCCGGCACCACATTCACCCGGATGCCTACTCGAAGGCGCTTGCCAGGGCGGCGAGGGCGGCGGGGATCGAGAAACGGATGACCAGCCACGTGTTGCGGCACTGTTTCGCCACCCACCTCCTCGAAGACGGCAAGGACCTGAGGACGATCCAGCAATTGCTCGGACACAAGGACATCCGCACCACCGAAATCTACACGCATGTGGCAACAGGCGTGGGAGCATCCGGTGTGAGGAGTCCGCTGGATGAGAGCGTAGAGCGTGGAGCAGGGAGCGGAGAGCGGAGAGCGGAGAGCGGAGAGCGGAGAGCAGGGAGCGGAGAGTCTGGATCGAATCAAGGCTGCGCCTTGAGCTGA
- a CDS encoding IS110 family transposase has protein sequence MNTTSSTTIIGIDLGDRKHSICALDASATILDERTITNHRESLRRLSEKHPGATIAMEVGTHSPWTSRFLASRGHEVIVANPRKLRAIYANTRKSDRHDARMLARLARADRELLHPIEHGSEQAQRDLLQVKLRDNLVARRVDILNSVRMTLKSLGIRVPKSSTPAVARRCREFLAGEHAEILAMIEPSLEVLDSLNAGINRLDKSIEETCARYPATARLMKIRGVGPITALTFVLVVGDPERFTSNRNVAAYLGLVPRREQSGDIDKQLRISKAGNAYLRRLLIGCAQYLLGHFGIDCELRRHGEKLAAMGGPRAKKKAVVAVARKLAVLMLTLWRGELDYDPFHHSGQPAEAA, from the coding sequence ATGAATACCACATCATCGACCACCATCATCGGAATCGACCTCGGAGACCGGAAGCACTCGATCTGCGCGCTCGACGCCTCAGCCACGATCCTCGACGAGCGCACGATCACCAACCATCGCGAGTCACTGCGCAGGCTCTCCGAAAAACACCCCGGTGCCACCATCGCCATGGAGGTCGGAACCCACAGTCCGTGGACGAGCCGCTTCCTCGCCTCGCGTGGTCACGAGGTCATCGTCGCCAACCCGCGCAAGCTTCGCGCCATCTACGCCAACACCCGCAAGTCCGACCGCCACGACGCCCGCATGCTCGCCCGCCTCGCACGCGCCGACCGCGAGCTGCTCCACCCCATCGAGCATGGTAGCGAGCAGGCGCAGCGCGACCTCCTTCAGGTCAAGTTGCGTGACAATCTCGTTGCCCGCCGAGTCGACATCCTCAACTCGGTGCGCATGACCCTCAAGAGTCTCGGCATCCGCGTTCCGAAATCCAGCACACCCGCCGTGGCGAGACGCTGCCGCGAGTTCCTGGCCGGAGAACACGCGGAGATCCTCGCCATGATCGAACCCTCACTGGAGGTCCTTGATTCGCTAAACGCCGGCATCAATCGCCTCGACAAGTCCATCGAGGAGACCTGCGCACGCTATCCCGCCACGGCCCGGCTCATGAAGATTCGTGGAGTCGGCCCCATCACCGCCCTGACCTTCGTCCTCGTCGTCGGTGATCCGGAACGCTTCACCTCCAACCGCAACGTCGCCGCCTACCTCGGACTTGTGCCGCGGCGCGAGCAGTCCGGAGACATCGACAAGCAACTGCGCATCTCCAAAGCCGGCAACGCCTACCTCAGACGCCTGCTCATCGGTTGCGCACAATACTTGCTCGGTCACTTCGGCATCGACTGCGAGCTCAGACGCCACGGGGAGAAACTTGCCGCCATGGGTGGCCCCAGGGCGAAGAAGAAAGCCGTCGTCGCTGTCGCCCGCAAGCTGGCGGTCCTGATGCTCACCCTCTGGCGCGGAGAACTCGACTACGATCCCTTCCACCATTCCGGACAACCCGCCGAAGCGGCCTGA
- a CDS encoding SMI1/KNR4 family protein: MSEWHKRIVAFHKLDNADDPDSLVLGSPASAASIAEFEKAIGYSMPDEFKELYSEYDGFGTSRDGETDWFFLPISKLPEHASEIRDWFQETHPELAKRFVPFVDWGNGDASGYVFSETGTLLPGIFIFEHESYEFEEDQGWEEFLIPVDSSIRAFLTE; the protein is encoded by the coding sequence ATGTCCGAATGGCACAAGCGCATCGTCGCATTTCACAAGCTCGACAACGCTGACGATCCGGATTCGCTCGTCCTCGGTTCTCCCGCGTCGGCAGCATCGATCGCAGAGTTCGAGAAGGCGATTGGCTACTCGATGCCGGATGAGTTCAAGGAGCTGTATTCGGAATACGACGGTTTTGGCACCTCCCGAGATGGCGAGACCGATTGGTTCTTCCTGCCGATCTCGAAGCTTCCCGAACACGCGTCCGAGATCCGAGATTGGTTCCAGGAGACTCACCCCGAGCTTGCCAAGCGCTTCGTGCCGTTTGTCGATTGGGGCAACGGCGACGCCAGCGGATACGTCTTTTCGGAGACCGGCACTCTTTTGCCGGGGATCTTCATTTTCGAGCACGAGAGCTACGAGTTTGAAGAGGATCAGGGCTGGGAGGAGTTCCTGATTCCGGTCGATTCCTCGATTCGCGCCTTTCTGACCGAATAA